From the Solanum stenotomum isolate F172 chromosome 4, ASM1918654v1, whole genome shotgun sequence genome, one window contains:
- the LOC125863367 gene encoding glyoxylase I 4-like produces MENPLHLKSLNHISIVCRSVEKSLDFYQNILGFFPIRRPGSFNFDGAWLFNYGIGIHLLQSEDPENMPKINIINPKDNHISFQCESMTMVENRLKEMETEYIKCRVEEGNIYVDQIFFHDPDGTMIEICNCDNLPVIPLSGGETVLRPCSTLQCTMQQNKIQQMV; encoded by the exons ATGGAAAATCCATTGCATTTAAAGTCATTAAATCACATATCAATAGTTTGTAGATCAGTTGAaaaatctcttgatttttaccaaaatattcTTGGATTTTTTCCAATTAGAAGACCTggttcttttaattttgatggAGCTTG gttgtttaattatggaattGGCATACATCTTTTGCAatctgaggatccagagaataTGCCCAAGATTAACATCATTAATCCAAAGGATAATCACATTTCCTTTCAG TGTGAGAGCATGACAATGGTAGAAAATAGGCTAAAAGAGATGGAAACAGAGTATATAAAGTGCAGAGTTGAAGAAGGTAACATCTACGTTGATCAAATATTCTTTCATGATCCCGATGGCACGATGATCGAGATCTGTAACTGCGATAACTTGCCGGTGATTCCACTTTCCGGCGGTGAAACAGTTCTCCGGCCATGCTCAACTCTCCAATGCACCATGCAGCAAAACAAAATTCAACAAATGgtctag